From a single Vibrio toranzoniae genomic region:
- a CDS encoding phosphatase PAP2 family protein, translating to MRGNMDSETTTAKPAPHKEQSNLLLSLLHEFRRNKLILYYVGFTTPVTLIVNYFVPHEVRYNIYTYLEILATVCYVTFILWATYYYCHLLFNREKRPTKQFIQKIKTLLFPVSKPIYFVLLMLVLNISFSSYTFLKSVIPYLNPYFLDLDLYHLDKWLHFGVSPWEITHFFLPNAIASLAINILYNLWFFIMWGMLLYFVIHRKDDQLRNQFLLTFLSSWFIIGNIMATLLSSAGPVYISYFNDQDLYISLIQRLDMQSAELTEYGLFSLWALSTQDALWASYEGGIGDIGTGISAMPSMHVTISVLIAMASFRLNRKLGYLAWIYAFFIQVGSVHLAWHYAVDGYFGAILVVALWHLIGYLLRRNTPSITRQ from the coding sequence ATGAGGGGTAACATGGATTCAGAGACGACAACCGCAAAACCCGCTCCTCACAAAGAACAATCAAACTTGTTGTTGTCTTTACTTCATGAATTCAGAAGAAACAAACTGATTTTATATTATGTTGGGTTCACGACTCCGGTAACGCTAATTGTTAATTATTTTGTGCCTCATGAAGTTCGGTACAATATATACACCTACTTAGAGATCTTAGCTACAGTCTGCTATGTCACCTTTATATTATGGGCGACGTACTACTACTGCCACCTGCTATTTAATCGAGAAAAAAGACCCACCAAACAATTTATCCAGAAAATAAAAACACTGTTATTTCCTGTATCAAAACCGATCTATTTTGTTTTGTTAATGCTCGTGTTAAACATCTCATTCTCAAGCTATACCTTTTTAAAATCGGTCATTCCTTATCTCAACCCGTACTTTTTAGATCTCGACCTGTACCATTTAGATAAATGGTTACACTTCGGCGTTTCACCTTGGGAAATTACCCACTTTTTTCTGCCTAATGCGATAGCTTCACTCGCCATCAACATCTTGTATAACTTATGGTTTTTTATCATGTGGGGGATGCTACTTTACTTTGTTATTCATCGAAAAGATGACCAACTTCGTAACCAGTTTTTGCTCACATTTTTAAGTTCGTGGTTTATTATTGGAAACATTATGGCCACCCTCCTTTCATCGGCTGGCCCCGTTTATATTAGCTACTTCAATGACCAAGATTTGTATATCTCTTTGATACAAAGATTAGACATGCAGAGCGCAGAACTCACTGAGTATGGTTTGTTTTCTTTGTGGGCTCTCAGCACTCAAGATGCCTTATGGGCAAGTTATGAAGGAGGTATTGGGGATATAGGAACGGGGATATCAGCCATGCCGAGTATGCACGTAACAATATCCGTGCTGATTGCGATGGCATCATTCAGACTAAACAGAAAACTCGGTTACTTAGCTTGGATTTATGCGTTTTTTATTCAGGTTGGGTCAGTGCATTTGGCATGGCATTATGCGGTAGATGGCTATTTCGGCGCAATACTTGTTGTTGCTCTCTGGCACTTGATCGGTTACTTACTCCGAAGGAACACGCCCTCAATTACTCGGCAGTAA
- a CDS encoding LysR family transcriptional regulator: MADFNWKGIDLNLLIALQALHKTNSVSKAAERCYVSQSAMSHSLQRLRKLFDDPLFERVGSRMEATDRAIELSSTVDALLNTIQSEVLLSKRFEVDSYKGSWKIGLTDYAEQMFGPMIFDFIKQASPRSQVAFFNVNRTNYQQVFEEAKLDIAIGCFGEAPKLYGTELLYTEQHVCLLDESVLDVEQPMSLQSFVSVEHALVSSNGSLKTAVDTKLAELGYTRKVAIASSNFLTVKRLISGRKLLCIVPKLVARNAPDVDSSLIAIAPPIDVPDFDIQLVYRKGKELDDKHTHLRKVITQAVEIVITAE; encoded by the coding sequence ATGGCTGATTTTAACTGGAAAGGTATTGACCTTAACCTGCTGATTGCACTGCAGGCATTGCATAAAACCAACAGTGTAAGCAAGGCAGCGGAGCGTTGTTACGTTAGCCAGTCTGCAATGAGTCATAGCCTACAAAGATTACGAAAGCTGTTTGATGACCCATTGTTTGAACGTGTTGGTAGTAGGATGGAAGCGACTGACCGAGCCATTGAGTTATCAAGCACCGTCGATGCGTTGCTTAATACTATTCAATCTGAGGTTCTGTTGTCCAAAAGGTTCGAAGTTGATAGTTATAAAGGCAGTTGGAAAATAGGGCTTACCGATTACGCGGAACAGATGTTTGGTCCAATGATATTCGATTTTATTAAGCAAGCTTCGCCACGCTCTCAAGTCGCATTTTTTAACGTTAATCGAACCAATTATCAGCAGGTGTTTGAAGAAGCTAAGCTAGACATTGCGATAGGCTGTTTTGGTGAAGCTCCTAAATTGTATGGCACTGAACTTCTCTACACCGAGCAACATGTCTGCTTGCTTGATGAATCTGTTTTGGATGTTGAACAGCCTATGTCACTGCAATCATTTGTCTCTGTGGAGCACGCCTTAGTGTCTTCTAACGGATCGCTAAAAACGGCGGTTGATACTAAGTTGGCCGAATTGGGCTACACAAGAAAAGTGGCAATAGCATCGAGTAACTTTTTAACAGTAAAACGATTGATTAGTGGAAGAAAGCTATTGTGTATTGTGCCTAAATTAGTCGCTAGAAATGCCCCTGATGTTGATAGCTCACTGATAGCAATCGCTCCGCCGATAGATGTCCCAGATTTTGATATCCAGCTTGTTTACCGTAAGGGAAAAGAATTAGACGATAAACACACTCACTTAAGAAAAGTAATCACCCAAGCGGTTGAGATTGTTATTACTGCCGAGTAA
- the chrA gene encoding chromate efflux transporter: MLSIFKTFFLLGWISFGGPAAHIGYFRNTFVEKLNWLSDEEYAQIVALSQFLPGPGSSQVGFAVGYKKGGLTGAIAAFVGFTSPSVILMLILALVSNQLLEAPLFNSIIHGLKLLAVVVVADATFGMYKNFCQSKVATALCVITAIVLLLVPGSWPQVLVLLFAAIVGSKFLTSQKLKTVPSTYKISITPLAIFVALLVCLPLFSAYSQGIEVFGLFYQAGSLVFGGGHVVLPLLQNGIGDQLSQDAFLTGYAAAQAVPGPMFTLATYLGYVLMPSAPITGALLATIAVFLPGFLLLLGVLKNWQAIASKPLVAGALSGVNAAVVGLLLAALYQPIFTSAVSSGLDFALIIVGIWLLKSVKLSIVGLVGAFIAAGVVLSYL, encoded by the coding sequence ATGCTTTCAATTTTTAAAACTTTTTTCTTGCTTGGCTGGATTAGCTTTGGTGGGCCAGCGGCACATATAGGCTACTTCCGTAACACCTTTGTTGAGAAACTGAATTGGTTATCCGACGAAGAATACGCGCAAATTGTTGCTCTTAGTCAGTTCCTACCTGGCCCAGGTTCAAGCCAAGTTGGCTTTGCAGTTGGCTACAAGAAAGGTGGCTTGACTGGTGCTATTGCCGCCTTTGTCGGCTTCACATCCCCATCTGTCATCCTGATGCTGATATTGGCTTTAGTGAGCAATCAATTATTGGAAGCGCCACTGTTCAATTCCATCATTCACGGTTTGAAATTACTTGCGGTTGTGGTTGTGGCTGATGCAACGTTTGGCATGTATAAAAACTTTTGCCAATCGAAGGTAGCGACCGCCTTATGTGTGATTACTGCGATCGTTCTGCTGTTGGTTCCAGGGAGCTGGCCTCAAGTTTTAGTGCTTCTATTTGCAGCGATCGTTGGCAGTAAGTTCTTAACCTCGCAAAAGCTAAAGACAGTTCCATCGACATACAAAATATCCATAACACCGCTCGCTATTTTCGTAGCCCTGTTAGTTTGCCTTCCTCTGTTCAGCGCATACTCTCAAGGCATTGAAGTGTTTGGCCTGTTCTACCAAGCTGGCAGTTTGGTATTCGGTGGCGGTCACGTGGTTCTTCCTTTACTACAAAATGGTATTGGCGACCAACTATCGCAAGATGCCTTTTTAACCGGCTATGCCGCGGCACAAGCGGTCCCAGGACCTATGTTTACATTAGCCACTTACCTAGGTTATGTATTAATGCCATCAGCGCCAATTACAGGCGCACTGCTAGCAACGATTGCCGTGTTCTTACCAGGCTTCTTATTGCTATTGGGCGTACTGAAGAACTGGCAAGCAATTGCGAGCAAACCTCTGGTGGCGGGTGCACTTTCGGGAGTAAATGCGGCCGTTGTTGGTTTACTGCTTGCGGCTCTATATCAGCCCATTTTCACTAGTGCGGTGAGCAGCGGCTTAGACTTCGCTCTGATCATTGTTGGTATTTGGTTATTGAAATCCGTCAAACTATCTATCGTTGGTCTAGTTGGTGCCTTTATCGCTGCGGGTGTGGTTCTTAGCTATCTGTAA
- a CDS encoding tetratricopeptide repeat protein, with protein MIRMNRMVLLLLPLLILGCASSDEPTNQFDAELYSGKPIDTLTSDDPPVSEKEAIMRGDVALRDNNVDLALYEYIRSLSFPEQEFHDKTLFTIGRIHTSRGNYALAEKAYLAALDFNPAHTEVLEQLGVLYTKQRRTDEGRSYFFKAVNADQLRLKSSETTKNYQALSQSEVASLKVDSMSPALAYMGIGVLEDVDGKHQIAQEYFKKSLTIDKTSVKALLNMGYSHYMYGNYKEAYQYTRSALEIEPNNEKAQNNLALIYLASGDVKKAINVFMRHMDAPEALNNVGYFLIIQGRPDEAIPYLQQAIDKKPSYYKIANENLNRALAEVREMKASTPI; from the coding sequence ATGATACGAATGAATCGAATGGTTTTACTTTTATTACCGCTATTGATTCTCGGGTGTGCCTCTTCTGATGAACCAACTAATCAGTTTGATGCCGAGTTGTATTCGGGGAAACCAATTGACACTTTAACCAGTGACGACCCACCCGTCAGTGAAAAAGAAGCCATCATGCGAGGTGATGTTGCACTTAGAGACAACAATGTCGATTTAGCTCTCTATGAGTACATTCGATCTCTGTCTTTTCCTGAACAAGAGTTTCACGACAAAACGTTGTTTACTATCGGTCGAATTCACACCTCTAGAGGTAACTACGCTCTCGCTGAGAAAGCATATCTAGCGGCTTTAGACTTTAACCCTGCACATACTGAAGTACTTGAACAGTTAGGTGTTTTATATACCAAACAGCGCCGTACAGACGAAGGTCGTAGCTATTTCTTTAAGGCGGTTAATGCAGACCAACTTCGTCTGAAAAGTAGTGAAACGACTAAGAATTACCAAGCTCTAAGTCAAAGTGAAGTTGCTAGCTTAAAGGTTGATAGCATGTCTCCAGCATTGGCTTACATGGGCATTGGTGTGTTAGAAGATGTTGATGGAAAACACCAGATAGCCCAAGAGTATTTTAAAAAGTCGCTCACTATTGATAAGACTTCAGTCAAAGCTTTGCTGAATATGGGCTACTCTCATTACATGTATGGTAATTACAAAGAAGCGTATCAATATACTCGTTCAGCTTTAGAAATTGAACCTAACAATGAGAAGGCTCAGAACAATCTTGCACTTATCTATTTGGCATCAGGTGATGTGAAAAAGGCAATAAACGTGTTCATGCGTCATATGGATGCGCCTGAAGCTTTGAACAATGTCGGCTACTTTTTAATTATTCAAGGGCGACCTGATGAAGCGATCCCTTACCTTCAACAAGCCATAGACAAAAAGCCTTCTTATTACAAGATCGCTAATGAGAACCTAAATCGAGCGTTGGCAGAGGTAAGAGAAATGAAGGCAAGTACACCGATATAG
- a CDS encoding type II secretion system F family protein — MELLDIEAWKVAISEFSLSNQFFLYGMILLTTVLLTFTLGFFFIGSRSPLDKKLKQISEGNSAKHRKPYDFSHTLESLSPLIGRGNAKDNETYSQKLMHAGYHDKSALSIFYAIKILSALIGLVFAFAVYYLSIGNSYNSLLVITCIFVGTFLPNYMLFRFQKERQKKIRNGVPDALDLLVVCTESGLGFNAALGRVASELYVSQPELADELETVFAKIQAGVTMPDALSQLVERTGLRELEGLVSLLSHASRMGGSLAQTLRDYTEDFRDKRQQAAEEIAAKIPTKMLFPMLLFIWPCFFIVALGPGMMIVMDALTSPGASL, encoded by the coding sequence ATGGAACTATTAGATATCGAAGCATGGAAAGTTGCTATCTCTGAGTTCAGTTTAAGCAATCAGTTTTTTCTTTATGGAATGATCTTGCTGACCACGGTTTTACTGACTTTTACTTTAGGCTTTTTTTTCATTGGTTCTCGCTCACCGTTAGATAAGAAGTTAAAGCAGATATCTGAAGGTAACTCTGCGAAGCATAGAAAGCCTTATGATTTTAGTCATACGTTAGAGTCTTTGAGTCCTTTAATTGGGCGCGGTAATGCTAAAGACAACGAAACTTACTCTCAGAAATTAATGCATGCCGGATACCATGACAAAAGTGCATTATCAATTTTTTACGCAATCAAAATCTTATCTGCTTTAATCGGGCTAGTGTTCGCGTTTGCTGTTTACTACCTGTCTATAGGTAATAGTTACAACAGCTTGTTGGTGATTACTTGTATTTTTGTCGGTACTTTTTTGCCTAATTATATGTTGTTTCGATTTCAAAAGGAGCGCCAAAAAAAAATTAGAAACGGTGTTCCTGATGCTCTTGACCTTCTGGTAGTTTGTACGGAATCCGGACTTGGCTTTAATGCTGCTCTTGGCAGAGTGGCTTCTGAGCTCTATGTTTCTCAACCGGAATTGGCTGACGAACTGGAAACTGTGTTTGCCAAAATCCAAGCGGGTGTCACTATGCCAGATGCATTGAGTCAACTCGTCGAACGGACTGGGCTTCGTGAATTGGAAGGGCTTGTGTCTTTGCTCTCTCATGCATCAAGAATGGGCGGAAGTCTAGCCCAAACTCTACGTGACTATACCGAAGACTTTCGAGATAAACGCCAACAGGCTGCGGAAGAAATCGCAGCAAAAATCCCCACAAAAATGTTATTTCCCATGTTGTTATTCATTTGGCCTTGCTTCTTTATCGTTGCTCTTGGGCCCGGAATGATGATTGTAATGGATGCACTGACATCTCCAGGAGCGAGTTTATGA
- a CDS encoding type II secretion system F family protein, translating into MDNVTVSLALLFVAVLFISQALLLPAAGKKAKHKELSRRLKETQRNIDEESLSLLKDHYNKELSPIDRKLIVIPFFADLKRMLELAGLKITLSRFLLIVFLCGTLLALTALVFNQVWFICVALFVFAWVLAYLFVQNRVTYRIARFEEQLPDALDIIRRALQAGQPLVQSFNEVGEEMPEPIGGEFKNTYNLLNYGYDLRLAILQMSERIPTVSMLAFSSAVMLQKETGGNLSENLQKVSEVLRARFKLERKIRTLSAESRLSAWILTLSPFALFFGLKFVNPEYIEPLYSDPRGVSMVSIGVILLAIGALWIRKIINIEI; encoded by the coding sequence ATGGATAACGTCACTGTATCGCTGGCCCTATTATTTGTCGCGGTGTTGTTTATTTCTCAGGCATTGTTGTTGCCCGCAGCCGGTAAAAAAGCCAAGCACAAAGAGTTATCTCGTCGTTTAAAAGAGACACAAAGAAACATTGATGAAGAGAGTTTGTCGCTCTTAAAAGATCACTACAACAAAGAGTTATCACCTATTGACCGAAAGTTGATTGTTATTCCTTTCTTTGCAGATCTGAAACGAATGCTTGAATTAGCAGGCCTTAAGATCACATTGAGTCGCTTCTTGTTGATTGTATTTTTATGCGGAACCTTATTGGCCCTGACCGCCTTGGTTTTCAATCAAGTGTGGTTTATTTGTGTCGCTCTTTTTGTTTTTGCTTGGGTATTGGCTTATCTGTTTGTACAAAATAGAGTTACATACAGAATTGCACGATTTGAAGAGCAGCTTCCTGATGCTTTGGATATCATTCGTCGGGCTCTGCAGGCGGGTCAGCCATTAGTTCAGTCTTTCAATGAAGTTGGTGAAGAGATGCCGGAGCCTATTGGGGGCGAGTTCAAAAATACTTATAACTTACTTAATTATGGCTATGACTTAAGGCTCGCTATTTTACAAATGTCAGAAAGAATACCGACGGTTTCTATGTTGGCTTTTTCAAGCGCGGTAATGCTACAGAAAGAAACCGGGGGGAACCTTTCTGAAAATCTACAAAAAGTGTCTGAAGTATTAAGAGCCCGCTTTAAATTAGAAAGAAAAATCAGAACTCTTTCTGCTGAGAGCCGACTTTCTGCGTGGATACTGACTCTTTCTCCATTTGCTCTCTTTTTTGGACTCAAATTTGTAAACCCAGAATACATCGAGCCTTTGTATAGTGATCCTAGAGGAGTATCAATGGTGAGTATCGGGGTTATTCTACTTGCCATTGGCGCCCTGTGGATAAGAAAAATAATCAATATAGAGATCTAG
- a CDS encoding AAA family ATPase, with the protein MGEAIDILPNEDDAIRLKTNLNVWLIYNNENFHSHMRQQLKRCRNVHIESFSLLGMTEEYVKNIDAPDLIFVEASGSWAQKMVDLQSYNLQLEDHDLSLVVFGDENDNGSLKIALRLGASDFLSHDISISGLLPLLKKTAAEKIENSSYGEVFLFINTKGGMGATTLALNTAVEIATYHPDEVLLLDIDLQFGVIPEYLNITPSYSISDAIDSSNDLDEMSLGSLVNKHSSGLHVLSFKHENNADDYEHAQKIGKLLPVLRRFYRYIIIDFSRGLDHIFASAISPATKVLLVAQQTLVSVKNSNRLVRTLKFEYGLQQDAIEIIVNRYEKRQTIKLSDIEQTVGKHDIHLMPNDFKVALESANLGQPLVESKKKSSITRSIIDLSHILSPPDQEEKGWFKKIFS; encoded by the coding sequence ATGGGCGAAGCAATTGATATTTTACCGAATGAAGACGATGCAATTCGCCTTAAAACCAACTTGAATGTATGGCTGATTTATAACAATGAGAATTTTCACTCTCATATGAGACAGCAACTTAAACGCTGTCGAAATGTGCACATCGAGTCATTTTCTTTACTTGGGATGACGGAAGAGTATGTGAAGAATATTGATGCTCCCGATCTTATCTTCGTCGAAGCCAGTGGTAGTTGGGCTCAGAAAATGGTGGATTTGCAAAGCTATAATCTACAACTAGAAGACCATGATTTATCTTTGGTTGTGTTTGGTGATGAGAATGACAACGGGTCGCTGAAAATAGCGCTCAGACTTGGAGCCTCGGATTTTCTGTCTCACGATATTTCTATTTCTGGTCTTCTGCCTCTGCTTAAGAAAACGGCGGCAGAGAAAATCGAAAACTCAAGCTACGGAGAAGTGTTCCTATTTATCAACACCAAAGGTGGAATGGGAGCGACAACTTTAGCGCTTAACACGGCCGTAGAAATAGCGACCTATCACCCGGATGAGGTCCTTTTACTCGATATAGACCTTCAGTTTGGTGTAATCCCTGAATATTTGAATATCACCCCAAGCTATAGTATTTCGGATGCAATTGATAGCTCGAATGATTTGGATGAGATGTCGTTGGGTAGCTTGGTGAACAAGCACTCGTCAGGGTTACACGTGTTGAGCTTTAAGCATGAAAACAACGCAGATGATTATGAACACGCCCAGAAAATTGGAAAGTTGTTACCCGTATTACGTCGTTTCTATCGCTACATTATTATCGATTTCTCTCGAGGATTAGATCATATCTTCGCATCGGCTATTTCTCCTGCGACTAAGGTATTACTTGTTGCACAGCAGACCTTAGTGTCTGTCAAAAACAGTAACCGATTGGTTAGAACTTTGAAATTTGAGTATGGGTTACAGCAAGACGCAATCGAGATCATTGTGAATCGTTATGAAAAACGACAAACCATTAAGTTATCAGACATAGAACAAACCGTTGGAAAGCATGATATCCATTTAATGCCTAACGATTTTAAAGTAGCGCTCGAGAGCGCCAATTTAGGTCAGCCTTTGGTTGAGTCAAAAAAGAAGAGTTCGATTACACGATCGATCATAGATTTGTCTCATATCCTTTCACCTCCAGATCAGGAAGAAAAAGGCTGGTTCAAAAAGATATTTTCATAG
- a CDS encoding type II and III secretion system protein family protein, producing the protein MRIILACILSVICFSNVSFAALQTGKTVTVPHHKSTHVVLSGKASKVSLGDPEVLDIVMLKSNELFLIGKKLGATNLMAWDSRGQLIESINIEVTHDLNSLKAKLYEFLPDETIEVHSAQNRLLLSGQVSNQQQMNVAMRIAETYSSGKTADDSKDSGSEQADATGVINLMSIGGAQQVMLEVTVAEVQRSLVRKFDANFHFFQTSGSDFSWGGSSVPAGVLGATPIFDIPTSTDYGILGSFIDSNTLFTFALDVAKQNGVAKVLAEPNLTALSGSKAEFLAGGEFPIPVPDDDGITIEYKEYGVGLKFIPTVLSDQKINLNLAVDVSEIANSSSLTIDPGSTNATYFIPPITRRSASSTLELADGQTIGIAGLLSENVRDVSNKMPGIGDVPILGQLFNSQEYVSGETELVILVTPRLAKPIDRNKVTLPTDAFVNPNDLEYYLLGRSAYIAEPSESGSEHSKASKDITPNDGGSEGSFGHDL; encoded by the coding sequence ATGAGAATAATATTAGCGTGTATTTTGAGCGTGATCTGTTTTTCGAACGTAAGCTTTGCTGCATTGCAAACCGGAAAAACAGTCACCGTTCCACATCACAAATCAACGCATGTGGTGTTGTCTGGGAAAGCAAGCAAAGTGTCTCTTGGAGACCCAGAAGTTCTTGATATTGTGATGTTGAAATCCAACGAACTGTTTCTAATCGGGAAAAAGTTAGGAGCGACCAATTTGATGGCTTGGGATTCAAGAGGTCAGTTGATCGAGTCTATCAATATCGAAGTTACCCATGATCTTAATAGTTTAAAAGCAAAGTTGTATGAATTTTTGCCTGACGAAACGATTGAGGTGCATAGTGCACAAAATCGCTTATTGTTGAGTGGTCAGGTAAGTAACCAACAGCAAATGAACGTGGCGATGCGAATCGCGGAAACGTATTCTTCTGGAAAAACCGCCGACGACTCAAAAGACAGTGGTAGTGAGCAAGCCGATGCTACCGGTGTCATCAATTTGATGTCTATCGGTGGGGCTCAACAAGTGATGTTAGAGGTAACCGTTGCAGAGGTTCAAAGAAGCTTAGTAAGAAAGTTCGATGCCAATTTTCACTTTTTCCAAACTAGCGGTTCGGATTTTTCTTGGGGGGGATCGTCTGTTCCTGCGGGAGTGCTAGGCGCTACGCCTATCTTTGATATTCCCACCTCAACTGACTACGGAATATTAGGGTCTTTCATCGATAGTAACACTCTGTTTACTTTCGCTTTAGATGTCGCTAAACAAAATGGGGTTGCAAAGGTATTAGCTGAGCCGAATCTAACCGCATTGAGTGGCTCTAAGGCTGAGTTTTTAGCTGGTGGTGAGTTTCCGATCCCGGTTCCCGACGATGATGGTATTACTATTGAGTACAAAGAATATGGTGTGGGGCTGAAATTCATCCCGACGGTACTCAGCGACCAAAAAATCAACCTTAACCTAGCGGTAGATGTGAGTGAAATTGCCAACAGCAGCTCTTTGACTATCGACCCCGGTTCTACGAATGCGACGTACTTCATCCCACCTATCACGCGTCGCAGTGCTTCCTCCACGCTAGAGCTTGCTGATGGTCAAACCATCGGTATTGCGGGTCTATTAAGTGAGAACGTGCGTGATGTCAGCAACAAGATGCCAGGTATTGGGGATGTGCCGATTTTAGGTCAGCTTTTTAATAGCCAAGAATACGTATCTGGAGAAACTGAACTCGTGATTTTAGTGACACCGAGGTTAGCGAAGCCTATCGATAGAAACAAAGTAACTTTGCCGACAGATGCTTTCGTGAATCCTAATGACTTGGAATATTACTTGTTAGGTAGGAGCGCTTACATTGCAGAGCCGTCAGAATCAGGTTCAGAACATTCTAAAGCTTCAAAGGACATTACGCCAAATGATGGTGGTAGTGAAGGCTCATTTGGTCATGATTTATAA
- the cpaB gene encoding Flp pilus assembly protein CpaB — MNKSQVFLLFLLSVVFGLAAVFFAKQWMDNQVQPTVEVETVERHPVVVASQEIEAGTVIEDTFLTTKLMEVDWINDNNYSDASELVGKVVANTIYAGEVLHKMRFTTPGEGSTLAALIPENKRAVTIRVDDVIGVAGFLLPGNKVDILNTVSYGKNSAATRTVLKNIKVLAVDQTAKTNENSPIIVRAVTLEVSPKDAEKLLTAKSKGSIQLALRNPHEIEKKVVRRYVPRPRVTIIKGTETSSVRVKD, encoded by the coding sequence ATGAATAAGAGTCAAGTTTTCCTACTATTTTTATTGTCCGTAGTATTTGGTTTAGCTGCCGTATTTTTTGCTAAGCAGTGGATGGACAACCAAGTTCAGCCAACGGTTGAAGTAGAGACAGTGGAGCGCCATCCCGTTGTGGTTGCGTCACAAGAAATTGAAGCTGGAACCGTTATTGAGGATACATTCTTAACGACCAAGTTAATGGAAGTGGATTGGATTAATGACAATAATTACTCCGATGCTTCTGAACTTGTTGGCAAGGTCGTCGCCAATACCATTTATGCTGGCGAAGTTCTTCATAAAATGAGGTTTACTACGCCTGGAGAGGGATCGACATTAGCCGCGCTAATACCGGAGAATAAGCGCGCAGTAACAATACGAGTTGATGACGTTATTGGTGTGGCTGGTTTCCTATTACCGGGGAATAAAGTGGATATTCTCAATACCGTTTCTTATGGTAAAAATTCTGCAGCGACTCGAACCGTCCTCAAAAATATCAAAGTGTTAGCGGTAGACCAAACCGCCAAAACCAATGAAAACAGCCCCATTATTGTACGCGCTGTGACGTTAGAGGTTTCCCCCAAAGATGCTGAAAAATTACTAACAGCTAAAAGCAAGGGGAGTATTCAGCTAGCGTTGAGAAATCCTCATGAAATTGAGAAGAAAGTCGTTCGTCGATACGTGCCTCGACCAAGAGTAACCATTATCAAAGGTACGGAAACTTCTAGTGTGCGCGTCAAGGATTGA